From the genome of candidate division WOR-3 bacterium, one region includes:
- a CDS encoding protein-L-isoaspartate(D-aspartate) O-methyltransferase, which produces MDNYVQARKRMVEEQIAARGVRDPRVLAAMAAIPRHIFVPEGQWHHAYEDHPLPLADGQTVSQPFIVAAMTEALELTPECKVLEIGTGSGYQAAVLASVARMVYTVEIIKDLSVRASLILRRLDIRNVRFRVGDGHGGWPEFAPYDRIIVTAAAETMPYPLAEQLVDGGKMIVPVGPPGSQVLTLLAKHGKKTVQRHLMGVAFVPFVRNGEGRGTRD; this is translated from the coding sequence ATGGACAACTACGTTCAGGCCCGGAAGCGGATGGTCGAGGAGCAGATTGCGGCGCGGGGCGTCCGCGACCCGCGGGTGCTGGCGGCGATGGCGGCGATACCGCGGCACATCTTCGTCCCGGAAGGACAGTGGCACCACGCGTACGAGGACCATCCACTTCCGCTGGCGGACGGCCAGACTGTCTCGCAACCCTTCATTGTCGCCGCGATGACCGAGGCTCTGGAGTTGACCCCGGAGTGCAAGGTACTGGAAATCGGCACCGGCTCCGGCTACCAGGCGGCGGTCCTTGCGAGCGTCGCCAGGATGGTTTACACCGTGGAGATAATCAAAGACCTCTCAGTCCGGGCGAGTCTGATCCTCCGGCGGCTGGACATCCGGAACGTGCGCTTTCGGGTGGGAGACGGCCACGGCGGCTGGCCGGAGTTCGCTCCCTATGACCGCATCATCGTGACCGCCGCCGCCGAAACCATGCCCTATCCACTGGCCGAACAGCTGGTTGACGGCGGGAAGATGATCGTTCCCGTGGGGCCGCCGGGCTCGCAGGTACTCACCTTGCTGGCGAAGCACGGTAAGAAGACCGTCCAGCGTCACCTGATGGGTGTTGCCTTCGTGCCGTTCGTCCGCAACGGCGAAGGACGAGGGACCAGGGACTAG
- a CDS encoding diguanylate cyclase, translating to MNDNPNWSREFPAAITVCDRCGIILEMNDKAKSTFSGNLVGKNALDCHPEPARTKLAELLATEKSNVYTIEKNGRKKFIYQSPWYKDGEFAGLVELSFELPESLPHFRRD from the coding sequence ATGAACGACAACCCCAATTGGTCGCGCGAGTTTCCCGCCGCCATCACCGTCTGCGACCGCTGCGGAATCATCCTCGAAATGAACGACAAGGCGAAGAGCACATTCTCCGGCAACCTGGTCGGAAAGAACGCGCTCGACTGCCACCCCGAACCTGCCCGAACCAAGCTGGCCGAACTGCTTGCCACCGAGAAGAGTAACGTCTACACGATCGAGAAGAACGGCAGGAAGAAATTCATCTACCAGTCGCCCTGGTACAAGGACGGTGAGTTCGCCGGACTCGTGGAACTCTCGTTCGAACTCCCTGAGTCTCTCCCCCACTTCCGGCGCGACTAG